One stretch of Acropora muricata isolate sample 2 chromosome 12, ASM3666990v1, whole genome shotgun sequence DNA includes these proteins:
- the LOC136893680 gene encoding LWamide neuropeptides-like: MPAVQIALLLMVVLVTPSLARHLEKTENDGADELSTKVEREELSESAMDSANDDNILEIRELKDIKGGRSPKTLRLSQSLGTHIARQTGRESVDDSHKLVKELDESVEDGFGPPGLWGRREIRHGENEKSKQEDGEKLARLPGLWGRETRQSPPGLWGRGISNDPPGLWGRGVKNGPPGLWGRIS; the protein is encoded by the coding sequence ATGCCTGCAGTTCAAATAGCACTCCTGTTGATGGTGGTTCTAGTAACTCCATCTCTTGCTCGGCACCtagaaaaaacagaaaatgatgGAGCTGATGAGCTGTCAACCAAAGTAGAAAGAGAAGAATTATCTGAATCCGCCATGGATAGTGCAAATGATGATAACATATTAGAAATTCGAGAATTAAAAGATATAAAAGGAGGCCGGTCACCAAAGACCCTCCGCTTGTCACAGTCCTTGGGTACTCATATAGCTCGTCAAACAGGCCGAGAGTCTGTTGATGACAGTCACAAACTAGTCAAAGAATTGGACGAAAGCGTCGAAGATGGCTTTGGGCCCCCGGGACTGTGGGGGCGCCGTGAAATACGACATGGAGAGAATGAAAAGTCCAAACAAGAAGACGGTGAAAAGCTCGCGAGACTTCCAGGTCTCTGGGGAAGAGAAACGAGACAAAGTCCACCGGGTCTCTGGGGCCGGGGAATAAGTAATGATCCACCAGGGTTATGGGGTAGGGGAGTAAAGAATGGTCCTCCTGGCCTATGGGGACGGATATCATAA
- the LOC136893681 gene encoding uncharacterized protein encodes MRTPLHEHELMKVNPLNVYHAFAGHWKCDHCNATSNAVQFPFHCTICSFDLCASCAQIEENTLAHQHPLLFREANRQLHENQGGHWKCQVCKKVGTAEACSYHCHTCADFHICRSCFEPKQHPVHVHKLQLVDTSLLYTECSGSWFCDICGSQSRPREKLAYHCSECGNFDVCPHCYLPLVTPLHGHVLYKANSYNVYAHFNGGWKCDHCSSAHDNPTFHTYPWHCQTCEYDLCQMCARHSDEPTDQAGPPVSHFRQTRGFDSPAGMRTVYLATFIHITGKMTTL; translated from the exons ATGAGGACCCCACTTCATGAACATGAATTAATGAAGGTGAACCCTTTGAATGTTTACCATGCATTTGCTGGCCATTGGAAATGTGACCACTGCAATGCAACAAGCAATGCTGTTCAATTTCCATTCCACTGTACAATTTGTTCCTTTGATCTTTGTGCTTCATGTGCTCAAATTGAGGAAAACACTTTGGCCCATCAACATCCACTTTTATTCAGGGAAGCAAACAGGCAACTTCATGAGAACCAAGGAGGACATTGGAAATGTCAAGTGTGCAAAAAAGTGGGCACTGCAGAAGCATGTTCATACCACTGCCACACGTGTGCAGACTTCCATATTTGCCGCAGTTGTTTTGAGCCTAAACAACATCCAGTTCATGTTCATAAGCTTCAACTAGTGGACACTTCCCTTTTGTACACAGAATGTAGTGGAAGTTGGTTTTGTGATATTTGTGGTAGTCAAAGTAGACCACGGGAAAA GTTAGCGTATCACTGTTCAGAATGCGGAAACTTTGATGTGTGTCCTCATTGCTATTTGCCACTGGTCACCCCACTGCACGGACATGTACTGTATAAAGCTAACTCCTATAATGTATATGCTCACTTCAATGGAGGCTGGAAATGTGACCACTGCAGTTCAGCTCATGACAATCCTACATTTCATACCTACCCTTGGCACTGCCAGACATGTGAATATGATTTGTGTCAGATGTGTGCCAGACACAGTGATGAGC cAACTGATCAAGCAGGCCCCCCAGTCAGTCACTTTCGCCAAACCAGAGGTTTTGACTCCCCGGCAGGTATGCGCACTGTGTATCTAGCAACATTTATTCACATTACCGGTAAAATGACAACATTGTGA